The following are encoded together in the Aerococcus mictus genome:
- the pyk gene encoding pyruvate kinase: MPFDMKLLKKTKVVCTIGPASEDPETLVELAKAGMDVARMNFSHGDHDEHLARIKAIRQVEREAGKRIAVMLDTKGPEIRTHNMKDHAPVFLEKGKTVKISMTEVEGTQDMISVTYPQLINDVHVDSHILIDDGLVDLRVTDIDFDKGIVTTVVENSGLIKDKKGVNIPGVSVSLPGITEKDEADIRFGLENGIDIIAASFVRKPEDVLEIREILEETGNETVQIIPKIETQEGVDNIDGILQVSDGLMVARGDLGVEIPTEMVPVVQKELIRKCNAAGKPVITATQMLDSMQRNPRPTRAEASDVANAILDGTDAIMLSGETAAGDYPLEAVKTMTRIAMTTERESELRGQAQQALKEYQNSDVSEAIAQSVAHTARNLNIQTIVAATNSGHTARLISKYRPNAMILALTFSESRAHKLLLSRGVVPMVIEKPASTDEMTLLATQIAKEEDYAKDGDLILITAGVPVGETGTTNLMKIQMIGERLIEAQGLGNQSVIGHVVKAQSPEEAIEKANHDNILVVSTTDERYNEAIKKAGAVIVENATLTSHAAVMSVNTGTPVIVNAKDATNILEEGQLITLDARRGMVYDGATTTI; this comes from the coding sequence ATGCCATTTGATATGAAATTATTAAAGAAAACCAAAGTTGTATGTACGATTGGACCTGCTTCAGAAGATCCAGAAACCCTAGTCGAACTGGCTAAAGCAGGTATGGACGTTGCCCGGATGAACTTTTCTCACGGTGACCACGATGAACACTTAGCCCGCATCAAAGCGATTCGCCAAGTGGAACGTGAAGCTGGAAAACGGATTGCAGTTATGCTAGATACCAAGGGTCCTGAAATTCGTACCCATAACATGAAGGACCATGCTCCGGTTTTCTTAGAAAAGGGTAAAACCGTTAAAATTTCTATGACTGAAGTTGAAGGAACCCAAGACATGATTTCAGTCACTTACCCTCAATTAATTAATGATGTTCATGTTGATTCTCATATTCTCATTGATGATGGTTTAGTCGATTTACGTGTTACTGACATTGACTTTGATAAGGGAATTGTTACCACTGTTGTGGAAAATAGTGGTTTAATCAAAGACAAGAAGGGGGTTAATATTCCTGGCGTTTCCGTATCCCTACCTGGTATCACTGAAAAAGATGAAGCCGACATTCGTTTTGGCCTAGAAAATGGAATTGACATTATCGCTGCTTCCTTTGTTCGTAAGCCAGAAGATGTTTTAGAGATTCGCGAAATTTTAGAAGAAACCGGGAACGAAACAGTTCAAATTATCCCTAAAATTGAAACCCAAGAAGGGGTAGATAATATTGACGGGATTTTGCAAGTTTCTGATGGTTTAATGGTTGCCCGTGGTGACCTAGGGGTAGAAATTCCAACTGAAATGGTGCCAGTTGTTCAAAAAGAATTAATCCGTAAGTGTAATGCGGCTGGTAAACCAGTTATTACTGCTACCCAAATGTTAGATTCTATGCAACGTAACCCACGTCCAACCCGGGCTGAAGCTTCTGACGTTGCTAATGCCATTCTAGACGGTACCGATGCGATTATGTTATCCGGTGAAACAGCTGCTGGTGACTACCCACTTGAAGCCGTTAAGACCATGACCCGTATCGCTATGACTACTGAACGTGAAAGCGAATTACGTGGTCAAGCCCAACAAGCCCTTAAAGAATATCAAAACAGTGATGTTTCTGAAGCCATTGCTCAATCTGTTGCCCATACAGCTCGCAATTTGAATATTCAAACCATCGTTGCTGCAACAAATTCAGGTCATACTGCTCGTTTAATTTCTAAGTACCGTCCTAATGCCATGATCTTAGCGCTTACCTTCTCTGAAAGTCGTGCGCATAAGTTATTACTTAGCCGTGGTGTGGTTCCAATGGTCATTGAAAAACCAGCATCTACCGATGAAATGACCTTACTTGCCACCCAAATTGCTAAAGAAGAAGACTACGCTAAAGATGGCGACCTTATCCTTATTACAGCTGGTGTACCGGTTGGGGAAACAGGGACCACCAACTTGATGAAGATTCAAATGATCGGTGAACGTTTGATTGAAGCTCAAGGGCTAGGAAATCAATCAGTCATTGGACACGTGGTTAAAGCTCAAAGCCCAGAAGAAGCCATTGAAAAAGCTAACCATGATAACATCTTAGTGGTTTCTACAACTGATGAACGCTATAATGAAGCCATTAAGAAGGCAGGGGCTGTTATTGTAGAAAATGCCACCCTAACTAGCCATGCTGCTGTAATGAGTGTCAATACCGGAACACCGGTCATCGTTAATGCTAAAGATGCGACGAACATTCTTGAAGAAGGCCAATTGATTACCTTGGATGCACGTCGCGGTATGGTTTATGATGGTGCCACAACGACTATCTAA
- the ruvB gene encoding Holliday junction branch migration DNA helicase RuvB, whose protein sequence is MSSEKRLQSGEEFFEEEDMEASLRPQLLKDYIGQEETKHELSVYIHAARQRTESLDHVLLYGPPGLGKTTLANVISNEMQVNMQTSSGPAIEKTGDLLILLNELAPGDVLFIDEIHRLPRNVEEMLYSAMEDFRVDIIVGQESSAHAVQFDLPPFTLVGATTRAGSLSAPLRDRFGIIQHMRYYKVDELQEIVKRSSQIFEVTIEEEASYEIALRSRGTPRIANRLLKRVRDFAQIYNTNAIIDLAITERALSILKIDKAGLDDLDRRILETIIFYYQGGPVGLSTIAANLSEEKETIEDMYEPYLIQMGFLQRTPRGRMATAKAYQHLGIDKEENEDDLKNDRL, encoded by the coding sequence ATGTCTAGTGAAAAAAGGCTTCAAAGCGGTGAAGAATTTTTTGAAGAAGAAGACATGGAGGCTAGCTTAAGACCGCAACTTCTCAAAGACTACATTGGTCAAGAAGAAACCAAGCACGAACTATCGGTTTATATCCATGCTGCTAGACAGCGAACGGAATCCTTAGACCATGTCTTGTTATACGGCCCACCGGGATTAGGAAAAACCACCTTAGCCAATGTCATTAGTAATGAAATGCAGGTCAATATGCAGACCAGTAGCGGCCCAGCCATTGAAAAAACGGGTGATCTTTTAATTCTACTCAACGAACTGGCCCCTGGAGATGTCTTATTTATCGATGAAATCCACCGCCTGCCCCGCAATGTCGAAGAAATGCTCTACAGTGCCATGGAGGACTTTCGTGTTGATATTATTGTTGGCCAAGAGAGTTCAGCCCACGCGGTTCAATTTGATCTGCCTCCATTTACCTTGGTAGGAGCCACGACTAGGGCTGGGAGCTTATCTGCTCCTTTAAGGGACCGCTTCGGTATCATCCAGCATATGCGCTATTATAAGGTGGATGAATTACAAGAAATCGTTAAGCGGAGTAGCCAAATCTTTGAGGTAACCATCGAAGAAGAAGCAAGTTATGAAATTGCCTTACGGTCGCGTGGAACCCCTCGGATTGCCAACCGCTTATTGAAGCGAGTCAGAGACTTTGCTCAAATATATAATACCAATGCAATTATTGATTTAGCAATCACTGAAAGAGCCCTAAGTATTTTAAAAATTGATAAGGCTGGTTTAGATGATCTTGACCGACGCATCTTAGAGACTATTATTTTCTATTATCAAGGTGGCCCGGTAGGCTTATCCACTATTGCGGCTAATTTATCAGAAGAAAAAGAAACCATTGAAGATATGTATGAACCTTATTTAATTCAAATGGGCTTTTTACAACGCACCCCTAGAGGGCGTATGGCCACGGCTAAGGCCTACCAACATTTAGGAATTGATAAAGAGGAGAACGAGGATGACCTTAAAAACGACAGATTATGA
- the queA gene encoding tRNA preQ1(34) S-adenosylmethionine ribosyltransferase-isomerase QueA, translating to MTLKTTDYDYDLPEELIAQSPTKDRLNCRLLCLNARDGHYQDKMFSAIEEEFEAGDVLVLNNTRVLPARLYGEKEATGGHVEVLLLNNVEGDLWETLVKPGRRLKAGARLSFGDGRLKAEIKETLDYGGGRLLEFYYDGIFLEILESLGEMPLPPYIKNKLTDPDRYQTVYAKVNGSAAAPTAGLHFTEDYLKSLQEKGVKIAYLTLHVGLGTFRPVNEEDLSDHQMHSEFYRLDPENAEIISQAQANGHHVIACGTTCIRTLETIGQKFDGQVKADSGWTDIFIYPGFKFTVVDHFITNFHLPKSTLVMLVAAFAGRDHVLNAYRHAVEEKYQFFSFGDAMFVRGPQYTEK from the coding sequence ATGACCTTAAAAACGACAGATTATGATTATGATTTACCAGAAGAACTCATTGCCCAAAGTCCCACTAAGGATCGCTTAAACTGTCGACTTTTATGTTTGAATGCTAGAGATGGCCACTACCAGGATAAGATGTTTTCAGCTATTGAAGAGGAGTTTGAAGCAGGGGATGTCTTAGTCTTAAATAATACTCGGGTCTTACCGGCCCGTCTTTACGGCGAAAAAGAAGCGACAGGTGGCCACGTTGAAGTATTACTCTTAAACAATGTGGAAGGCGACCTTTGGGAGACACTGGTTAAACCAGGACGACGCTTGAAAGCCGGCGCAAGGCTTAGCTTTGGCGATGGTCGCTTGAAAGCTGAAATCAAAGAAACACTTGACTATGGTGGTGGTCGCCTGCTGGAATTTTATTATGATGGGATTTTCTTAGAGATTTTAGAGAGTCTAGGAGAGATGCCTCTGCCACCTTACATTAAGAACAAATTAACTGATCCAGACCGCTATCAAACAGTTTATGCTAAAGTAAATGGCTCGGCAGCAGCCCCGACAGCGGGTTTACACTTTACTGAGGACTATCTAAAGAGCCTACAGGAAAAAGGAGTTAAGATTGCTTATCTGACCCTCCATGTCGGTTTGGGAACTTTTCGACCAGTGAATGAAGAAGATCTGAGTGACCACCAAATGCATTCAGAATTTTATCGCTTAGATCCAGAAAATGCTGAAATAATTAGTCAAGCCCAAGCAAATGGCCACCATGTCATTGCTTGCGGGACAACCTGTATTCGTACTTTAGAGACTATTGGTCAAAAATTTGATGGCCAAGTGAAAGCAGATTCTGGCTGGACTGATATTTTCATTTATCCAGGTTTTAAGTTTACTGTGGTCGACCATTTCATTACCAACTTCCATTTACCTAAATCAACCCTAGTGATGTTGGTGGCTGCTTTTGCCGGAAGAGACCATGTGCTTAACGCCTATCGTCATGCGGTCGAGGAGAAGTATCAATTCTTTTCTTTTGGGGATGCCATGTTTGTCCGCGGCCCGCAATACACAGAAAAATAA
- the xerD gene encoding site-specific tyrosine recombinase XerD, giving the protein MNDLIEDFLIALRVEQGLSENTIKTYHNVLNQFQMILSEAGIEDIQAVKRQDIIQQLEKLNQKGRAVSTMSQYLSTLRHFFKYLILDSVIEENPVENISLPKKKQQLPQVLSVEEVDRLLEMPDVNSTLGLRDRSLLELLYASGLRVSELVHLKISDFHEDLGFLQTVGKGNKERIIPLGEVAKDWLQTYLKESRLKLLGENDQSQGMIYLNHHGRPLSRQGVWKKLKQYIQAAGIRKEVSPHTLRHSFATHLLENGADLRVVQELLGHADISTTQIYTHIHSQHMREIYKKTFPRA; this is encoded by the coding sequence ATCAATGATTTGATTGAGGATTTTTTAATTGCTTTACGGGTAGAACAAGGCCTTTCGGAAAATACCATTAAAACTTACCATAATGTTTTAAATCAATTTCAAATGATTTTGTCTGAAGCGGGGATAGAGGATATTCAAGCCGTCAAACGCCAGGATATTATCCAACAGCTGGAAAAGTTAAACCAAAAGGGTCGGGCAGTCTCAACCATGAGTCAATATTTATCGACCCTACGTCACTTCTTTAAATATTTGATTTTAGACTCAGTGATTGAAGAGAACCCAGTGGAAAATATCTCCTTGCCTAAGAAGAAGCAGCAGCTCCCTCAAGTGCTAAGTGTTGAAGAAGTTGATCGTTTGTTAGAAATGCCGGACGTCAATTCGACTCTTGGCTTGCGTGATCGTAGTTTATTAGAGTTACTTTACGCGAGTGGGCTGCGGGTAAGCGAATTGGTCCATTTAAAAATCAGTGATTTTCACGAAGATCTCGGCTTTCTCCAAACGGTTGGTAAGGGCAACAAGGAGCGCATCATTCCTCTTGGAGAAGTGGCCAAAGATTGGCTACAGACTTATCTCAAAGAGAGCCGCCTCAAACTCTTGGGAGAAAATGATCAATCTCAAGGGATGATTTATTTGAACCATCACGGACGTCCCCTTAGTCGGCAAGGGGTTTGGAAGAAGCTCAAGCAATATATCCAAGCTGCTGGGATAAGAAAAGAAGTCAGCCCCCATACCTTGCGGCACTCATTTGCAACCCACTTATTGGAAAATGGGGCAGACTTAAGAGTGGTTCAAGAACTCCTGGGTCACGCTGACATTTCTACCACGCAAATTTATACCCACATCCATTCGCAACATATGCGCGAAATTTATAAAAAAACTTTTCCGAGAGCATAG
- a CDS encoding CvfB family protein, protein MKELASVVSARVSDYNAKNYYVQFEGKTFELNPSDKIKSLNIGQEIPVFIYTNQKNQAKATLDFPKSRQNTYGWAEVTQVRHDLGVFLDIGLPDKDMVLSMDELPSETGLWPKKGDKLYVKLSVDRKDRQWANLADSVVVQSLTSKVKGNEKRWINQVKKARVYQCKLNGSHLITEDYYLAFIHPSEWEVEPRLGEEVEARVIGIGQNGNLNLSLKPRAFEVINDDAEMIYQVLKRTPEGFLPYNDKSDPDAIRSAFNISKAQFKRALGHLMKTQRIEQNEDGITLKDK, encoded by the coding sequence ATGAAAGAACTAGCTAGTGTAGTCTCTGCTAGAGTGAGTGACTATAATGCAAAGAATTATTATGTCCAGTTCGAGGGGAAGACCTTTGAATTAAACCCCAGTGATAAGATAAAATCGCTGAATATTGGACAAGAAATCCCAGTGTTTATCTATACTAATCAAAAAAACCAAGCCAAAGCGACTCTAGATTTTCCCAAGAGTCGACAAAATACCTATGGCTGGGCTGAGGTCACCCAAGTTCGCCATGATCTAGGTGTCTTTTTAGATATTGGCCTTCCAGATAAGGATATGGTCTTGTCTATGGATGAGTTACCTAGTGAAACAGGGCTTTGGCCTAAAAAGGGCGATAAGCTTTATGTGAAATTATCCGTAGATCGTAAGGACCGGCAATGGGCTAATCTTGCCGATTCTGTGGTTGTCCAGTCTTTAACCAGTAAAGTTAAGGGAAATGAAAAGCGTTGGATTAATCAAGTCAAAAAAGCCCGGGTCTACCAGTGTAAATTGAATGGGAGCCACTTAATCACAGAGGATTACTACTTGGCTTTTATCCACCCCAGTGAATGGGAAGTAGAGCCTCGCCTAGGAGAAGAGGTGGAAGCTCGGGTTATTGGTATCGGACAAAATGGGAATCTGAACTTATCCCTAAAGCCACGTGCTTTCGAAGTTATCAATGATGATGCCGAAATGATTTATCAAGTCTTAAAACGGACTCCTGAGGGCTTTTTGCCTTATAACGACAAGAGTGACCCCGATGCGATTCGATCAGCCTTTAATATTTCCAAGGCTCAATTTAAACGTGCCTTGGGCCACCTGATGAAAACTCAGCGAATTGAACAAAATGAAGATGGGATAACTTTAAAGGATAAGTGA
- a CDS encoding DNA polymerase III subunit alpha, with translation MFTPLNVNTSYTLLKSPMPVKDYVEAAKALDYQNLAISDVNVMYGVIDFYNYCKHYDINPLIGMTVSIQRPDQRDQEEWLIYAKNDQGYRSLMRLSSLIKSQEPIDYQAVRDFIFNNHRNWITILEANNGPHMRFLKQQREEEAAAFLDKLREIFKASDLYMGVDESYLYHQEALEDLAKKSQIPLIAQSKLAYLSKNDVFTQEVLAAIEVNQPLDNYREKAGAEGQFFLRSLASYQESYQNKGLAKAFDQVSEAFDGVHLDIQFDQALLPKYPIESGQSSKEFLKDLAYQGLSKRVGNKQSYRERLDYELSIIDQMGFNDYFLIVWDVMDYAHKKHIMTGPGRGSAAGSLVAYCLFITDVDPIRNHLLFERFLNPERQSMPDIDLDFPDDKRQDILNYVYHKYGSDHVAQISTFGTFAARKAIRDVGNAFNKSQATMSRWANTISSQNQTLEEAYQSSSQLQQYIAAEEDGQLWFQTAKKIEGLPRHVSTHAAGVILSDQDLTDFIPLQAALNHSIHQSQYTMHEIERIGLLKIDFLSLSNLTILANSVRAAEKISKSRLRPIDFPRNDQLVYRVFSQANTLGVFQFESNGIRRVLRRVKPSSMADLAAVNALYRPGPMQQINHFVNRKHGKEPITYPHPDLEGILKETYGIIVYQEQVMQVAQKIAGFSLGEADILRRTISKKDKATMDRLQAKFIRQAVAKGYSQSVAQKIYAYIEAFADYGFNKSHAYAYSYLAYEMAWLKVHYPAAFYYGNLLQHKIYETKGQQLTYEASLCQVKLQLPDVNRSYTTMQVVDDQHILLGLTDIRGLMRNFTTAIVQERLNGGQYRSLGDFIQRLPKNYLKADNLEKLALAGALDSFGYNRRTLIEEALPKLLEAVNLFGGSNNQQLSLFNQENRELYAPEIKQLNEYDDRLLLEGEQETLGQSISVELYSDYRPYYQNGQIQPINKLSDKSQVTIIGEIVKVKRIQTKKNQPMAFLTLRDEHSEVEVIAFPKAYIDFAAYIREGQQVLVQGKTQTRKQGLQVVLDQCQPLNHQLLTELERKRLNSIQTINIRVASSQVASEKKADLLALINKYHGRVKLTFTMAKEQKKYQLGERFAVQARPEVIQELRKIYGSENVLY, from the coding sequence GTGTTTACACCCTTAAATGTGAATACATCCTATACGCTTTTAAAGAGTCCCATGCCGGTAAAGGATTATGTCGAAGCGGCCAAAGCCTTAGACTATCAAAACTTAGCGATAAGTGATGTCAATGTGATGTATGGGGTAATTGATTTTTATAATTATTGCAAGCATTATGACATCAATCCCTTAATTGGAATGACCGTTTCAATTCAACGTCCTGACCAGCGTGACCAAGAGGAGTGGCTGATTTATGCTAAAAATGATCAAGGCTACCGCTCTCTTATGCGCTTAAGTTCCTTAATTAAAAGCCAAGAGCCCATTGATTATCAGGCGGTTAGAGACTTTATCTTTAACAACCACCGCAATTGGATCACTATTTTAGAAGCTAATAATGGCCCACATATGCGTTTTCTCAAGCAACAGCGTGAAGAAGAGGCCGCTGCCTTCTTAGATAAATTACGGGAAATCTTCAAGGCTTCTGACTTATATATGGGGGTTGATGAATCTTATCTCTACCATCAAGAAGCCTTGGAAGACTTGGCTAAGAAAAGTCAGATTCCCTTGATCGCCCAGTCAAAGTTGGCTTATTTGTCAAAAAATGATGTCTTTACCCAGGAAGTATTAGCTGCTATTGAAGTCAATCAGCCCCTAGATAATTATCGAGAAAAAGCAGGGGCAGAAGGGCAGTTTTTTCTAAGGAGTCTAGCGTCTTATCAAGAATCCTACCAAAACAAGGGACTAGCTAAGGCTTTTGACCAAGTGTCAGAGGCTTTTGATGGGGTTCATTTAGACATTCAGTTTGACCAAGCGCTTTTGCCCAAGTATCCCATTGAATCAGGGCAAAGTAGTAAGGAATTTCTCAAAGATTTAGCCTATCAAGGTCTGTCTAAGCGGGTGGGTAATAAGCAAAGCTACCGAGAGCGCTTGGATTACGAACTTTCCATTATTGATCAAATGGGCTTCAATGATTATTTTCTCATTGTTTGGGACGTGATGGATTATGCTCATAAGAAGCATATTATGACCGGACCAGGTCGAGGATCTGCTGCGGGTTCCTTGGTAGCTTATTGTCTTTTTATTACCGATGTAGACCCTATAAGAAATCATTTACTTTTTGAGCGTTTTCTTAATCCTGAACGCCAGTCGATGCCGGATATTGATTTGGACTTTCCTGATGATAAGCGCCAGGATATTTTGAATTATGTCTATCACAAATATGGTAGTGACCACGTGGCTCAAATTTCTACCTTTGGCACCTTTGCTGCCCGGAAGGCCATCAGGGACGTCGGTAATGCTTTTAATAAGAGTCAAGCGACCATGAGCCGTTGGGCCAATACCATTAGCTCGCAAAATCAGACTCTTGAAGAAGCTTATCAAAGTTCCAGCCAACTCCAACAATATATAGCAGCAGAGGAGGATGGCCAGCTCTGGTTTCAGACCGCTAAAAAGATTGAAGGCTTGCCTCGCCACGTCTCTACCCATGCGGCAGGGGTTATTCTCAGTGACCAAGATTTGACCGATTTTATCCCCTTACAGGCTGCCCTTAACCATTCCATTCACCAGTCCCAATACACCATGCATGAAATTGAGCGGATTGGTTTATTAAAAATTGACTTTTTGAGTTTAAGTAACTTAACGATTTTAGCCAATAGTGTCAGAGCAGCAGAAAAAATCAGCAAAAGTCGCTTACGTCCTATAGACTTTCCTCGTAATGATCAATTGGTCTATCGTGTCTTTAGTCAAGCCAATACCTTGGGTGTCTTTCAATTTGAATCTAATGGGATTCGCCGTGTCTTGAGGCGAGTGAAGCCAAGTTCAATGGCGGACCTTGCGGCAGTAAATGCTCTCTACCGGCCAGGGCCCATGCAACAAATTAATCACTTTGTCAATCGTAAACATGGTAAGGAGCCGATTACTTACCCCCATCCGGACTTAGAAGGTATCTTGAAGGAAACTTATGGCATTATTGTCTACCAGGAACAAGTCATGCAAGTTGCCCAAAAAATTGCTGGATTTTCTTTGGGAGAAGCTGATATCTTACGACGGACGATCAGTAAGAAAGATAAGGCAACCATGGACCGCTTACAGGCGAAATTTATTCGCCAAGCTGTTGCTAAGGGCTACAGCCAAAGCGTTGCCCAAAAAATTTATGCCTACATTGAAGCTTTTGCTGATTATGGCTTTAACAAGTCACATGCTTATGCTTATTCCTATTTAGCTTATGAGATGGCCTGGCTAAAGGTTCACTATCCGGCCGCCTTTTACTATGGAAATCTCTTGCAACATAAGATTTATGAGACTAAGGGTCAGCAATTAACTTATGAGGCTAGTCTTTGCCAAGTTAAGCTCCAACTCCCCGATGTCAACCGGTCATATACAACCATGCAGGTAGTTGATGACCAGCATATTTTACTCGGTCTTACTGATATTCGTGGCTTGATGCGAAACTTTACCACAGCCATTGTCCAGGAACGGCTCAATGGGGGGCAGTATCGGTCATTGGGAGACTTTATTCAACGCCTGCCAAAAAACTATTTAAAGGCTGACAATCTGGAAAAATTGGCGCTTGCGGGAGCTTTGGACAGCTTTGGATATAATCGCCGCACCTTAATAGAAGAGGCTTTGCCAAAGTTACTAGAAGCGGTGAACTTATTTGGCGGAAGCAACAACCAGCAACTTTCCTTGTTCAATCAGGAGAATCGCGAGCTTTATGCTCCTGAAATTAAGCAATTGAATGAGTATGATGATCGTCTTCTTTTGGAGGGGGAGCAAGAAACCCTGGGTCAGTCCATTAGCGTCGAATTATATAGTGACTATCGTCCTTACTACCAAAATGGTCAAATTCAACCCATCAATAAGTTAAGCGATAAAAGTCAGGTGACGATTATTGGAGAAATTGTCAAGGTGAAAAGAATTCAAACGAAAAAGAACCAGCCCATGGCTTTCTTAACTTTGCGTGATGAGCATAGTGAAGTTGAGGTGATTGCTTTTCCTAAAGCTTATATTGATTTTGCTGCCTACATAAGGGAAGGCCAGCAAGTCCTTGTCCAAGGCAAGACTCAGACCAGGAAACAAGGCTTGCAAGTGGTTTTAGACCAGTGTCAACCCTTAAATCATCAGTTGCTCACTGAATTGGAAAGGAAACGGCTGAACTCGATTCAAACAATAAACATTCGCGTGGCAAGTAGCCAGGTGGCTAGTGAGAAAAAAGCAGACCTCCTTGCTCTTATCAACAAGTATCACGGCAGGGTTAAATTAACTTTCACCATGGCCAAAGAACAGAAAAAATATCAATTGGGTGAGCGCTTTGCTGTTCAAGCCCGCCCCGAAGTCATTCAAGAATTAAGAAAAATTTACGGCTCTGAGAATGTTCTTTATTAA
- the pfkA gene encoding 6-phosphofructokinase, with protein sequence MAKKIAVLTSGGDAPGMNAAIRAIVRKIIFDGNEAYGVRYGFRGLADGDIFQMTAADVSTLSSRGGTILFTARYPEFAEEEGQLKAIEQLKRHEIDGLVVIGGDGSYQGALALSRRGFPTVGIPGTIDNDIPGTDFTIGFDTACNTALEALDKLRDTAKSHMRTFVVEVMGRHAGDIALWSGIGCGADQVIIPEINFDIQEVVDQINQGREKGKKHTLIVLAEGVMPGYKFADLLDEYGNYHIRTTVLGHVQRGGSPSAKDRMLATSLGHAAVEALANGQSGVCMGIVDNKIVYTDIENALEKKDDRQKRNTLNKYLYDLNQETSVWS encoded by the coding sequence ATGGCAAAAAAAATTGCGGTCTTAACAAGCGGTGGCGATGCTCCTGGCATGAATGCTGCGATCCGCGCAATCGTACGTAAGATCATTTTTGATGGTAACGAAGCTTATGGGGTACGTTATGGATTCCGTGGCTTAGCAGATGGAGATATTTTCCAAATGACTGCTGCTGATGTTTCCACCCTATCTTCGCGTGGCGGAACGATTCTGTTTACAGCCCGCTACCCTGAATTTGCAGAGGAAGAAGGCCAACTCAAAGCCATAGAACAATTAAAACGTCATGAAATTGACGGCTTGGTTGTCATTGGCGGAGACGGGTCCTATCAAGGGGCTTTGGCCTTGTCACGACGTGGCTTCCCAACGGTTGGTATTCCTGGAACAATCGATAATGATATTCCTGGTACTGACTTTACCATCGGTTTTGATACGGCATGCAACACTGCCCTAGAAGCTTTGGATAAGTTAAGAGATACCGCCAAAAGCCACATGCGGACTTTTGTGGTTGAAGTAATGGGGCGGCATGCCGGAGATATCGCCTTATGGTCTGGCATTGGATGTGGTGCTGACCAAGTGATTATTCCAGAAATTAATTTTGATATCCAAGAGGTCGTTGACCAAATTAATCAAGGACGTGAAAAGGGTAAGAAGCATACCCTCATTGTTTTAGCTGAAGGCGTTATGCCAGGCTATAAATTTGCTGATTTACTGGATGAATATGGAAATTACCACATTCGGACTACCGTATTAGGACACGTTCAACGTGGAGGATCACCAAGCGCTAAAGACCGTATGTTAGCAACTTCTTTAGGACATGCAGCTGTTGAAGCTTTAGCTAACGGTCAATCTGGAGTATGTATGGGGATTGTAGATAATAAAATTGTCTATACCGACATTGAAAATGCCCTAGAGAAAAAAGACGACCGTCAAAAACGTAATACGCTCAATAAATATCTCTATGATCTTAACCAAGAAACCTCAGTTTGGTCTTAA
- the ruvA gene encoding Holliday junction branch migration protein RuvA, whose translation MYQYIKGLLVDLTSEAVVLETAGLAYYIYFPNPYRLSDQKGQQVQVWLYQAVSQDAIRLYGFFDQAEKQLFLQLISVSGIGPKSALSILAYGDQAGFIAAIESENVKFLTKFPGVGKKTAQQIILDLQSKLSRLKSEALPADQEVISDQSESNQMMIELEAALNSLGYAKREIDQVIKKGDFSEVDNTADAIRVALRYITLK comes from the coding sequence ATGTACCAATATATCAAGGGATTACTTGTTGATTTAACTAGTGAAGCGGTAGTCCTTGAAACGGCGGGACTTGCCTATTATATTTATTTTCCAAATCCTTATCGCTTAAGTGATCAAAAAGGCCAACAGGTGCAAGTTTGGCTCTACCAAGCGGTTAGCCAGGATGCCATACGCCTGTATGGCTTTTTTGATCAGGCCGAGAAACAACTCTTTTTACAATTAATAAGTGTTTCGGGAATCGGGCCTAAGAGTGCTTTATCAATTTTAGCTTATGGTGACCAAGCCGGATTTATTGCAGCGATTGAATCGGAAAATGTTAAATTCTTAACCAAGTTTCCCGGCGTTGGTAAAAAAACTGCCCAACAGATCATCTTAGACTTACAAAGTAAGCTCAGCCGCCTTAAATCCGAAGCGCTTCCAGCTGACCAAGAAGTCATTTCTGATCAATCAGAGTCAAATCAGATGATGATTGAATTAGAAGCAGCCCTAAACAGTCTAGGTTACGCTAAGCGGGAGATTGATCAAGTGATCAAAAAAGGCGATTTTTCAGAGGTCGATAATACTGCAGATGCTATCCGAGTCGCCTTAAGATACATAACCTTAAAATAA